The Drosophila biarmipes strain raj3 chromosome 2L, RU_DBia_V1.1, whole genome shotgun sequence genome has a window encoding:
- the LOC108029193 gene encoding cilia- and flagella-associated protein 299, translating to MSLINFNKYEDYVDSFITIKDIRYLGNKKVQRKLIQNACGKSCLGSLLTREQFHQRQDKELILLRPRGICGSQLFGDYLNNSDEVLKQFAIREKKLVEKQISTIVYLVMRSKKGLEISSFLDLEQSLRESRCQSSVDYADWRGIFEGRKKLMPSRNHLSYFDWYQNRVSYKNSENFRVANKRAHSLILIHVGDHKMFCVNATCDCEYTKNVNRKTYFSPTYGYVIFFDHIIRRIN from the exons ATGAGTCTGATAAACTTTAACAAGTACGAGGATTATGTGGATAGCTTCATAACCATCAAGGACATTCGCTACTTGGGCAACAAAAAGGTCCAGAGGAAGTTGATCCAGAATGCCTGCGGAAAGAGCTGCCTGGGCAGCCTGCTCACTCGCGAGCAATTTCACCAGCGACAGGACAAGGAGTTAATCCTTCTGAGGCCACGGGGAATATGTGGATCCCAACTTTTCGGCGACTATTTGAACAACAGCGACGAAGTCCTCAAGCAGTTTGCCATTCGGGAGAAGAAGCTGGTTGAGAAACAAATATCG ACCATTGTATACCTGGTGATGCGCTCGAAGAAGGGTCTGGAGATCTCCAGTTTCCTCGACCTGGAGCAGAGTCTTCGAGAGTCTCGGTGCCAGAGCTCAGTGGACTACGCGGACTGGCGTGGCATATTCGAGGGCCGGAAGAAGTTGATGCCATCGAGGAACCACCTGAGCTACTTCGACTGGTACCAGAACCGAGTGTCCTACAAAAACAGTGAAAACTTCCGGGTGGCAAACAAAAGGGCCCACAGCCTGATATTAATCCATGTGGGGGATCACAAAATGTTCTGCGTAAATGCCACCTGCGACTGTGAATACACGAAAAATGTCAACCGCAAAACGTATTTCTCCCCCACTTATGGA